CCGACGACGTCCAGTGGCTCGACGACGCCACTGCCGACGTCCTGGCCTTCGTGGCGCGCAGAGTCGGCACCGAGCCGGTGGTCATGGTGGGAGCGGCCCGGGAGGGATACCGGTCACGGCTGAACTCCGACGAGCTCACCTCCGTGATCCTGGACCCGCTCACGGACGGCCAGGCCACGGAGCTGCTTGCGGACCGCGCCCCCGACCTGCGTCCCACCGCGCATCGTCGTCTCCTTGCCGAGGCGGCCGGCAACCCGTTGGCACTGACCGAGCTGTCGCGCACACTCGGTGCGTCGGCCGATCCGCACATCTCCCAACTGCCCCTCACCGAGCGGCTCGAACGGGCCTTCACCGACCGCCTGGAGACCCTGCCCGACCTCACCAGAGGTCTGCTGCGGATCGCTGCCCTCAGCGACAGCGGGTCGCTGCCCGAGATCTACCGTGCGACGCGGGAGTTCACGGGTATGGCGGCCGGACCCGATGACGTCGACCCGGCAGTGCGCGTTCAGCTCGTCCAAGTCATCGGCACCGAACTGCGGTTCGGGCATCCGCTGATGCGGTCGGCGATCCACCAGACCATGCCCACCGGCATCCGCCATGGCGCGCACGCCGCCCTCGCCGCCGTGCTCGACGAAGATCCGGACCGGCAGCTACGTCACCGGGCCGCCGCGGCCGACAAGCCGGAAGAGTCGGTCGCCGCCGCTTTGGAGGACGCCGCTCACCGGGCCGCACGCCGCGGCGGTATCGCGGCGGCCGTCGCAGCCCTCGAACAGGCCGCCGTGCTCAGCGAGGACGCCGGCCGCCGGGCGGAACGCCTGTTGCGTGCGGCCGACTTCGCCGTCGAACTCGGTCGCCCCGAGACCGTGACCCGACTGCTGGACCAGGCGCTCACCGGGCCGCTGTCGCGGCGGCAGCACGCCACCGTGGTCTGGCTGCGCGGCAGCTTCGACGAGGGACTCCACAGCCACGCGTCCGGCGCCGTCTCCCTGACGGCACTGGCCGAGGAGGTGGCCGCGGAAGACCACGCGCTGGCGCTGCGGATCCTGTGGAGTGCCGCGCAGTTGTGCTTCTGGTCCGACCCCGGCCCAGGCGGCCGCCGTAAGGTCCTTGAGGCCGCGGAACGGTTGGAGCTGGACGAGCGCGATCCGTGGCGGCTGGCCATCTGCGCCTACGCCGCCCCCATCGACCGCGGCTCCTTCCTTCTGCACCGCGCCCGACACGTTGAGCCGAAGGAGGGCGACGACGGCCGCACCTACCGCATGCTCAGCACCGCATCACTGCTCGCCGGAGGCTTCGACCTGGCCCGGGTGTTCTCGGCGGCAGGCGGCGCGCCGCTGCGCGCCCAGGGACGCCTGGGACTGTTGGCCCGTACGGTCGGCGCGGACGCGTGGAGCGCCCTGGTGGTCGGCGACCTGGGTGCGGCGATCGCCGCCACCGAGGAGTCACGAAGGCTGGCGCGCGAGACCAGCCAGACGATGATGTACGGGCTGATGACCGCCACCGCGGCCAAACTGGCCGCACTGCGCGGCGAGGTGGATTCCGCCCTGAGGCTGGCCGAGGAAGCGGAGGAGATCGGCCTTCCGGCCGGGGCGCGGCCGGTGTTGGCCACCGCATCGATGGCACGTGGACTGGCCGCGTTGGGCGCCGGACGGTTCGAGGAGGCCTTCGGTCATCTGCGACGGCTTCACGATCCGGCGGATCCCGCCTTCCAGGTCGCCCTGCGGCTGACCGCAGTGGGTGACCTCGTCGACGCCGCGACCCACTGCGGGCAGCTGGAAGCCGCGCTTCCGATCGTCATGGAGTTGGAAGAGGTCGCCACGGTGACCACCGCGCCGGTGCTGCACGCCGACCTGCGTCTGGTCCGGGCCCTGCTGGCCGCCGACGAGGACGCCGACCTCCTCTTCACGGCTGCGCTGGGTGCCGATCTCACTGCCTGGCCGCTGATCAGGGCCCGGACCCACCTGCTCTACGGCGAATGGCTACGGCGTCGGCGGCGCAGCGTCGAGTCCCGCGACCATCTCCGGGCGGCCCGTGACATGTTCGACGCGCTCGGCGCGATCCCCTGGGGGGAGAGAGCCCGGCAGGAGCTGCGTGCCTCGGGTGAGACCAGCCGCCGCCGGACCCCGGACGCCCGTGACCAGTTGACCGCCCACGAGCTGCAGATCGTCCGGCTCGCCGCTGACGGGCTGACCAACCGCGAGATAGGCCAGCGGCTCTACCTGTCGCACCGCACCGTCAGCTCGCATCTGCATCGGATCTTCCCCAAGTTGGGCGTGGTCTCGCGCACCGAGCTGCGGACCGTGGTCAGCGCACTGCGCTGACCACCGTCACATGACGCTCGCCGACGTGTGCGCGGCGCTCCTAGCGTTCCCCAGGTAGAGGGCATCGACGAGTGGGGGAGCGGTCCCATGGTGTGGAACGCGGCTCGGCAGGCATCCGTCCGACCTGTGGCCACGTTCGCCATGGTCGGCCGTCACGCCGAGCGGGCAGCCGTCGGACAGCTGCTCGACGCGGTGCGCGACGGCCTGAGCGGCGCCCTGGTCCTGACCGGCGAACCCGGAATCGGCAAGACCCGGCTGCTGGAGTACGCCGCGACCCGGGCCGCGGAACTGCGCGTGGTCCGGCTGACCGCGGTCGAGCAGGAGACCGGTCTTGGCTTCGGCGCGCTGCACCGGCTCCTGCGGCCGTTCCTGAACCGGGTGGCCCGGCTGCCCGACCCGCAGCGAGCCGCACTGGACGCGGCTCTGGGTCTGGCGGCGAGGCTGCCCTCGGACCGTTACCTGGTCGGCCTGGCAACACTGACACTGTTGTCCGAGGTGGCCGCCGATCAGCCACTGCTGCTGTTGGTGGACGATGCGCAATGGCTGGACCGGGAGTCGGCCGAGGCGCTCGCTTTCGCCGCCCGCCGGCTGCATGCCGACTCCCTCGGCCTGATCATCGCCGTCCGCGAAGGGCTCGCGGGCACGGGCCTGTTCGACGCACTGAGCGTGCATTCGGTCACCGGCTTGCCCGAGGCGGAGGCCAAGGTCCTGCTCTCCTTCGGCACCCGGCGGGTGGACCCGGCCGTGGCCGACCGGATCGTCATCGGGACCGGCGGCAATCCGCTCGCACTGCTGGAACTCGCCGATGCCCTGACGGCCGAGCAGTTGTCCGGTATCGCCCCCTTGCCAGATCCACTGCCGGTGGGCCGTCTGCTGGAAGAGCATTTCCAGCGCCGGGTGCGAGCCCTGCCGCCGGAGACCGGAACCCTGTTGTTGCTGCTCGCGGCGGCCCCGTCGGGCGAGGCGGCGATGATGTGGCGCGCCGCAGGCACGCTGGGCCTGTCGCCCCGCGCTGTCGAGCCGGCGGTCGCCGCGGGCATCCTCGGCCGTGGCGTGCCGACGGCCTTCCGGCATCCTCTGATCCGCTCCGCGGTGTACTCCGGCGCCGATCCCGGCGAGCGCCGCCGGATGCACGCGGCGCTCGCCGCCGCCTGCGACTCCGTGCGGGACACCGACCGCCGTGCCTGGCACCGGGCCGAGGCGTCCGAGGGAGTGGACGAGAAGGTCGCCGCCGACCTGGAGGCCGCCTCCGAACGCGCCCGGTCCCGCGGCGGCTACTCCCAGCAGGCCCTGTTCCTGTCGCGCGCCGCTGATTTCACCAGCGACCCGGCCAAACGGACAGAGCGGCTGCTCGACGCGGCGCAGGCCCATCTGATGTCCGGCGACGCATCGGCGGCACGGACCGCGCTCGACCTGGCCGGAGCCGACATCCGTGGCCCGGTCATGCGCACTCGTGAGCTGCGCATGCGGGCCACCTCACAGATGTTCCAGATCCTCGTCGCCGACGTCCCCGCCATGCTGATGGACGCCGTGGCCAGGCTCGGTCCGCAGGATCCGCGGCTGACCTGGGAACTGCTCTGTGAGGCGCTGCACGCCGCGCTGGTCGCCCATGGCCGCACGCACGGCACGTCGTTGGCCGAGGTCGCGGCGGCCGTCGTCGCAGTGCAACGAGCCTCGGACACTGCCACGCCCGGCCGTGACCTGCTGATGGAGGGTCTGGCCCGTCGGGTGGCCGAGGGCTACGAGCACGGCGCGCCCGTGCTGCGCACCGCCCTGGAACGGTTGCGCACCGGTGGCGAGTTCGGGGACACGAACAGTCCGCTGGCGGTGATGGTGGCCATGGGCTGTGACGATCTGTGGGACATCGAGGCCGGGCGCGAACTCACCGATCGCCTGGCGGCGGCGGACCGCGACGCCGGCGCACTGTACGCGCTGAGCATGACGTTGCTCGTCGAAGCGCGCTGTGAACTCTGGGACGGGCGGTTCACGCAGGCGGAGGTCCGCTACGCCGAGTTCGACGACATTGCGGAGGACACCGGCTTTCCCGGCGGCGGGGACATCAACCGGCTCCACCTGTTCGCCCTGACCGGCCGGGAGGCCGAACTGCGGGCAGCGGTGCGGCGGACCGCGGAGATGAGGGGCAGCGGCCACGGCCTGCTCCAGTTGCTGGCGCAGCACGCGCTGACCCTGTTCGAGCTGGGGCAGGGACGTTACCGGCAGGCGTTGCGGCACGCCCGAGCGGTTTTCGTGGCCGACCCCCCGGCCTGCGGCAACCTCGTTCTTCCTCTGCTCATCGAGGCCGGTGTACGGGTCGGCGACCGAGTCGGCGCAGCCGAGGCCCTGGCCCGGCTGGAGGTGCGCGCCCCGCTCGCGGATACGCCCTGGGCCCTGGGCACCCTGGCTCTGGGCCGGGCGTTGACAGCCGAGGGCGACGAGGCCGAACGGTTCTACCAGGAGTCGGTCGATGTGCTGGGAACGGTTCCGACGGCCCTGGAGCAGGCCCGGGCGCGACTGCTGTTCGGCGAATGGCTGCGTCGCCGCAAGCGGCGTTCCGATGCCAGGACGCAGTTGCGTGCCGCGTATGAGAGCTTCGACGCCTTCGGTGCGGTGCCGTACGCCGAGCGGGCCCGGGTCGAGTTGCTGGCCACCGGCGAGACGGCCCGCAGGCGGACGGAGGAGACCAGGTTCGATCTCACGCCGCGGGAACGGCAGGTGGGCTCCATGGCCGCCTCGGGGCTGACCAACGCCGAGATCGCGACGCGGTTGTTCATCACCACCTCGACCGTCGAGTTTCACATGAACAAGGTGTTCCGCAAGCTCGGCATCACCTCCCGGAGGCAGATACCTCGCGCGATCGGCGAACCGGACCCGGCGGCCGACGGTTGAGCGGTCAGCACCGTTCAGCACGCGTCGTACGCCGGGCCGTGAGCGAGCCGGGTCGGGGCCGGGGTCAGGAGAGCGTGAAGTCCTGGAACTCCGCGATCCCGCGGGTGCCGGTCCAGCCGTTCGCCGCCGTCATGAAGACCCCCACGTCCTGGGTGCCGGCGGCGCCGCCCGGTGTGGCCGTGCCGATGGTGGTCCACGTCGTGCCGTCGGTGCTCGCCTCACCCGTGTAGGCGGAGCCGGCACGGGTCAGGCGCAGGAACACCGGTGCGGCGAAGGAACCGGCCGTCTTGATCGAGTCGAACGTTCCGTCCTGGCCGGAGTCCCAGGACAGCACGCATCCGTTGGACGGCGTCACGGCCAGGTTGACGTACCCGGGCGAGCCGTCGGCGGACAGGTCGTTGCGCACGATCAGCCCGGCGCGGGCCCAGCCGCCGGTGCTGTCCTGCGAGACGACCTTCACCGTGGCGGTGGAAGCGGTCCCGAACGCGCCCGCACGGTGGATGGCACCGAACTGGTTGGTGCCGGCCCACAGGTCGGCGCCCGCGCCCTCGATGGCCAGCGCAGTGCCCGACTGGCCGAAGACGGCGTCGTTGAAGCTCACGGTCCGGTACGGGTCCCGCACTCCCGTCGCCGCCATGAGCCGCACCGACGCCGTGGCCGTCCCCCTGGGCGAGGCCGCCGAGGCGCCGCTGCGGTAGGCGGCGGTGGCCGGGACGCGGGTCACCAGGTCGGCAACGGTGCCGGTGAGCGTCAGCTCGAAGTCCGCCGAGAACGTCCGGCCCGGTGCGACCGAGGCGGAGGTCACCGTCCCGACCGGCTTCGCGGTCATCCCCGCGGGCGCCTGGACGGACAGCGTCACCCCGGTGGCCGGCGCGAACCCGTTGCGGTTGGTGAAGGCCACCGTGACGGTGACCGCACCGCCCTCCGTCACCGCGCCCTTGGGGGAGGAAGCGGTCAGCGTGGCCTGGTGCGGGTCGGCGGCCAAGGTGTCGTGGACCCGCCGCGCCAGCTTGTGGACGTCACCGGTGGTCCTCGTCGGGTAGGTGTCGTGCCGGTGCGCCCAGTCGTCCTCCAGCGCGAACCAGTCGAAGGCCTTCGGGGCGCGGTGCTCCTTCAGGGCCCGGGACAGTTCCTGGAAGTACGTCTTCCAACGGGTCAGATACAGGCCTGCGACCAGTCCGGACCACTCCCGGTTGGCGTAGTCGTGCAACCCCTCCTCGCTGCTGACCCGGCCGCCCCAGGTGGTGATGATCGACCGTGCGTCGTACTCCAGTTGGTCCTTCTCGGCCCTCGTGCCGCCCCAGGAGCGGGCGTCGGCCAGCCACCGGCCGAGCAGGTGCTGCCCGCTGGTGGCCAGCACCTTGTCCATGAGCCGCATCCAGTCCAGCCAGATAGTGGTGAGTTCATCGAAACGGGCGCGGTCGGCCGTGTCGTAGGCGGCCTTGATCTGTGGCAGCAGCATCCGGCTCCGGTTGGACAGCACCTGCCGGGTCACGTCTGCCAGGTCGTACCGGTAGGCGGAGCTGTCGCGCAACGCGGGCGCCACCTGCAGCAGTTCGGTCAGCGCCCGGTCGAAGACGGTGGTGTCGTAGCGGTCCGCCTCCGGGCCCCAGGCGGCGGCCTTGTTCGCGCCGAGGCTCGGGCGGGCCCCGAACAGTCCGTCGGGTGCCTCGCTCCAGGCGTCGGCGCGGCTCATGCCGTACGCCGTGTCGCGGATGGTCTGCCAGGCGGCGAGGGCGTGCGGGTCCGCTGCGCCGTAGCGGGACACGGCATACGAGGCGAACCAGTCGTCGAGGTCGATCGTGCCGGGTGTCCAGGCCAGGTCGGTGAGCAGGGCGAGCGCGGCGTGGTTGTTGTCGGCGCCCTCCGGCATGGCGGCGATGCCGGCCAGGGCGCTGTTGTCCTTGTCCCGCCACTTCGGGTACTGCTCCACCCAGTCGGGGGCGTTGGCGCCCATCGGGGTGTGGCCGCCGAAGTTCCAGATGCTGCCGAACGCGTAGGGGGTGCCGCCCCAGTCGCTCTCCCGGTCGGTGACCGTAGTGTAGCGGTCGGAGAGGCCGTCGACGACGAACATCCGGGCCTTGTCGACGGCGTCGAGGATGTCCTTGCTCGGGTTGTTCTGCCAGCCGAGGATGGCCCAGACGGCGCCGGGGTGGGCTTTGCGCAGTGATGCCTCCACGGCCTTGGCGGCCTGTCCCACGGGTACGTCGCCCGGGTTTCCGCCTTCGTGCAGCAGGTCCATCTTGTACATCGAGCTGTCGCCGAAGCGTTCCGACTGGGCGCGGTAGAAGGTGGCTGCGACCTCTGCGAACACGGTCGTCCGAGGGTCGAGCCAGTCGGGCCGCTTGAAGGCGCCCCAGTCGCCCTGGGGCACGACCCGCGCGTCTCCGCCGTTCCTCGCCACGAACCCGTCGGGCACGGTTCCGAAGTAGCCGGGCAGCACCGGGGTCATGCCCAGGTCCCGCAGCCGATCGGTGATCTTCGCGGCGAGGTCGGCGCGCCTCTCGATGAGCCGCCGGGACACCGGGCCGCCGAACCCCGACATGTTCTGCAGGAGCCACCACGGCTGATGTGCGGGGGCCGGGATCCAGGCCCGCAACTCCGCGTCGGAGTAGCCGAATGCGCGAAAGGTGTCGTAGTAGACGGCGTCGGCGCCGGTGTAGACGAGGACCTCGTTGACGCCGTGCAGGGCGAGGACGTCCAGTTCCCGCTGCCATGCGTCCCAGTCGCGGTAGGGGCCGGTGTAGCCGTCGTTGGTGTCGTTGAGGGCGAACCGGTGCGGGACGTTGGCCGTCGCGGCGATCTCGCCGTCGGGGGCGGGCAGCAGCCGGGGCAGGTCCAGCTGTTCGCCGTTCCAGGAGATGTCGGCCTGCGCCGCCCGCGCGAGATAGGTGTTGAGACCGGTGAGCAGCACCGCGGGGCTGGTGCCCTGCACGGTGATTGCACCGGGCCGGCCCGTGACGCGGAACCGGTCGGCGCCGCCGGGGGCCAGCGCACAGAGCGTGACCTGCCGGTGGTGACCGGGCAGCAGGCGGCGCAGCGCCACCGACGCGGGGGTCGTGTCGAACGGCTTCGCGGCCTGGCCGGCCGGCCCCGGAGCCGCGTGGGCGCCCTGTGGTGGGGACAGCAGCACCACACCGCCGAACGCGGCCGCTCCCGTCAGCAGACCTCTGCGGCTGAGGGGTTGATTGCCTGTCATGGACGTTCCTCTCAGGACTCTGCGGATCTTTCGAGCTCAGGTCGGCGCGGCCGAACCGCGGCTCGGATCAGGTGACGGTCATCGCGAAGATGTGCAGGGCGGGACCACTGCTGCCCACGCCGTCGCCGACCTTCGGCAGCACGACGGAGTACAGCTCCCTGTCCTGCAGGTCGACGCCGAAGGTGAAGAGGCTGACCGGGTTGTCGTCGCGGCCCGACGGGAGGTTGCGGTAGGGCAGCACCACCGCGGCCGAGGCGTACGCCCCGTACCAGTCGGGGACGTCGACCAAGAAGTCCTGCTCGGTGCCGTCCGCGTACACGACCTTGCCGGTGCCCTGGCCCGCGCCCCAGGTGCTGGTGCCGAGGAAGGCCAGCCGTCGGCCCGTGCCGGACAGCCGTACGCTCTGGCCGAGCGACACCACGTTGTCCTTGCCGCCCGGCTCGGTGTCCGGCCAGGTGAAGGCGGTTCCGTCGTGGGTGACCGTGGCGCCGGGGGTGAGGCCGGCCGAGGCGAGCGCCTCGGCGGACAGGCTGGAGCGCGAGCCGTCGATGTCGGCGGTGGAGGTGGCGGTGTCGGAGGAGATCCCGGCGTTGTCGAAGGCGCCGGCCAGTGACCGGTAGGGCAGGTGGAGCAGCGAGGTCACGCGGGCGCAGTCGGATCCGTGCTCGTGCACGTCGAAGACCGCGTGGGCGATGAGCGGGACGACGCCCTCGGCGTCGTCGGACAGCCGGGTCTGCCAGGTCCGGGTCACCGAGCGGCCGGGCGCCACCGTGCCGAGGGAGACCGTCCGGCCGGTGCCGCCGTCGGCGGAGAAACACAGTGCCGTGCCGCGCAGCGCGATCCGCGTGGTGTTGGTGAGTTCGGCCGTCAGGGTCACCGGCTGACCGGGACCGGGGGCGGCCGGCTCGAAGGTGAGCGAGACGGGCGGGGTGAGGAAGTCCTCCTGGGGGCGGTAGCGGCTCATGCTTCCTCCACGGTGAAACGGTCGAAGACCGCGCGGACGGTCGTACCGGGATAGTTGGTGTTGACCGCGCTGGCGACCACGCCGGCGTCCATGGCCCCGCTCGCCGAGGGCACCGTGACGCTCGCGACCTCGGTCCACGACAGCAGGTTGGTGGTGCTGTACGCCGTGTACGTGGTGCCGGAGCGGACCAGCCGCAGCCAGGATGGGTGGGCCGAACCGCCGCCGCCTGCCCAGGTGTCGAGACGCCCGTCGCCGTCGCTGTCGGTCATGAACTCCAGGCCGTACCGCAGCGACATCGTCAGGACGGCGTAGCCGCCCTTCTCGGGTGCGGTCAGGTCGTTGGCGACGGCGATGCCGTACTTCGCGGTGGGGTTGTCGGTCCCGGTGAGGCCGACCGCCTCGACCTGCACCACACCCGACTCGGTGAAGGAGCCGGGGAGGTGGATGACGCCCTTCTCGTCGGTGCCGCCGGACAGGTCCCGGCCGCCCGCCCAGATCACCAACTGGCTGCCGTACTGGCCGAATCCGGTGTCGTCCGCGGTGGTGAACGTGCGGTACGGGTCCCGCACCCCGTTGGGCTCGTAGGGCACCGTGAACGTCTTCGAGGACCGCGCGCAGTC
This is a stretch of genomic DNA from Streptomyces sp. NBC_00285. It encodes these proteins:
- a CDS encoding beta-glucosidase, whose translation is MSRYRPQEDFLTPPVSLTFEPAAPGPGQPVTLTAELTNTTRIALRGTALCFSADGGTGRTVSLGTVAPGRSVTRTWQTRLSDDAEGVVPLIAHAVFDVHEHGSDCARVTSLLHLPYRSLAGAFDNAGISSDTATSTADIDGSRSSLSAEALASAGLTPGATVTHDGTAFTWPDTEPGGKDNVVSLGQSVRLSGTGRRLAFLGTSTWGAGQGTGKVVYADGTEQDFLVDVPDWYGAYASAAVVLPYRNLPSGRDDNPVSLFTFGVDLQDRELYSVVLPKVGDGVGSSGPALHIFAMTVT
- a CDS encoding alpha-N-acetylglucosaminidase — protein: MTGNQPLSRRGLLTGAAAFGGVVLLSPPQGAHAAPGPAGQAAKPFDTTPASVALRRLLPGHHRQVTLCALAPGGADRFRVTGRPGAITVQGTSPAVLLTGLNTYLARAAQADISWNGEQLDLPRLLPAPDGEIAATANVPHRFALNDTNDGYTGPYRDWDAWQRELDVLALHGVNEVLVYTGADAVYYDTFRAFGYSDAELRAWIPAPAHQPWWLLQNMSGFGGPVSRRLIERRADLAAKITDRLRDLGMTPVLPGYFGTVPDGFVARNGGDARVVPQGDWGAFKRPDWLDPRTTVFAEVAATFYRAQSERFGDSSMYKMDLLHEGGNPGDVPVGQAAKAVEASLRKAHPGAVWAILGWQNNPSKDILDAVDKARMFVVDGLSDRYTTVTDRESDWGGTPYAFGSIWNFGGHTPMGANAPDWVEQYPKWRDKDNSALAGIAAMPEGADNNHAALALLTDLAWTPGTIDLDDWFASYAVSRYGAADPHALAAWQTIRDTAYGMSRADAWSEAPDGLFGARPSLGANKAAAWGPEADRYDTTVFDRALTELLQVAPALRDSSAYRYDLADVTRQVLSNRSRMLLPQIKAAYDTADRARFDELTTIWLDWMRLMDKVLATSGQHLLGRWLADARSWGGTRAEKDQLEYDARSIITTWGGRVSSEEGLHDYANREWSGLVAGLYLTRWKTYFQELSRALKEHRAPKAFDWFALEDDWAHRHDTYPTRTTGDVHKLARRVHDTLAADPHQATLTASSPKGAVTEGGAVTVTVAFTNRNGFAPATGVTLSVQAPAGMTAKPVGTVTSASVAPGRTFSADFELTLTGTVADLVTRVPATAAYRSGASAASPRGTATASVRLMAATGVRDPYRTVSFNDAVFGQSGTALAIEGAGADLWAGTNQFGAIHRAGAFGTASTATVKVVSQDSTGGWARAGLIVRNDLSADGSPGYVNLAVTPSNGCVLSWDSGQDGTFDSIKTAGSFAAPVFLRLTRAGSAYTGEASTDGTTWTTIGTATPGGAAGTQDVGVFMTAANGWTGTRGIAEFQDFTLS
- a CDS encoding AAA family ATPase, translated to MELVGRDDQLDLLRRLLAEPLSYGSAVLVRGAPGIGKTALLAATAHVAEGLGYQVLRTSGVEAESEIPYAGLQRVLRPLGAGRAGLAASHQLALDTALGHAGAGVRDIFLVALAVLNLLADAAAVAPVLVLADDVQWLDDATADVLAFVARRVGTEPVVMVGAAREGYRSRLNSDELTSVILDPLTDGQATELLADRAPDLRPTAHRRLLAEAAGNPLALTELSRTLGASADPHISQLPLTERLERAFTDRLETLPDLTRGLLRIAALSDSGSLPEIYRATREFTGMAAGPDDVDPAVRVQLVQVIGTELRFGHPLMRSAIHQTMPTGIRHGAHAALAAVLDEDPDRQLRHRAAAADKPEESVAAALEDAAHRAARRGGIAAAVAALEQAAVLSEDAGRRAERLLRAADFAVELGRPETVTRLLDQALTGPLSRRQHATVVWLRGSFDEGLHSHASGAVSLTALAEEVAAEDHALALRILWSAAQLCFWSDPGPGGRRKVLEAAERLELDERDPWRLAICAYAAPIDRGSFLLHRARHVEPKEGDDGRTYRMLSTASLLAGGFDLARVFSAAGGAPLRAQGRLGLLARTVGADAWSALVVGDLGAAIAATEESRRLARETSQTMMYGLMTATAAKLAALRGEVDSALRLAEEAEEIGLPAGARPVLATASMARGLAALGAGRFEEAFGHLRRLHDPADPAFQVALRLTAVGDLVDAATHCGQLEAALPIVMELEEVATVTTAPVLHADLRLVRALLAADEDADLLFTAALGADLTAWPLIRARTHLLYGEWLRRRRRSVESRDHLRAARDMFDALGAIPWGERARQELRASGETSRRRTPDARDQLTAHELQIVRLAADGLTNREIGQRLYLSHRTVSSHLHRIFPKLGVVSRTELRTVVSALR
- a CDS encoding helix-turn-helix transcriptional regulator; the encoded protein is MVWNAARQASVRPVATFAMVGRHAERAAVGQLLDAVRDGLSGALVLTGEPGIGKTRLLEYAATRAAELRVVRLTAVEQETGLGFGALHRLLRPFLNRVARLPDPQRAALDAALGLAARLPSDRYLVGLATLTLLSEVAADQPLLLLVDDAQWLDRESAEALAFAARRLHADSLGLIIAVREGLAGTGLFDALSVHSVTGLPEAEAKVLLSFGTRRVDPAVADRIVIGTGGNPLALLELADALTAEQLSGIAPLPDPLPVGRLLEEHFQRRVRALPPETGTLLLLLAAAPSGEAAMMWRAAGTLGLSPRAVEPAVAAGILGRGVPTAFRHPLIRSAVYSGADPGERRRMHAALAAACDSVRDTDRRAWHRAEASEGVDEKVAADLEAASERARSRGGYSQQALFLSRAADFTSDPAKRTERLLDAAQAHLMSGDASAARTALDLAGADIRGPVMRTRELRMRATSQMFQILVADVPAMLMDAVARLGPQDPRLTWELLCEALHAALVAHGRTHGTSLAEVAAAVVAVQRASDTATPGRDLLMEGLARRVAEGYEHGAPVLRTALERLRTGGEFGDTNSPLAVMVAMGCDDLWDIEAGRELTDRLAAADRDAGALYALSMTLLVEARCELWDGRFTQAEVRYAEFDDIAEDTGFPGGGDINRLHLFALTGREAELRAAVRRTAEMRGSGHGLLQLLAQHALTLFELGQGRYRQALRHARAVFVADPPACGNLVLPLLIEAGVRVGDRVGAAEALARLEVRAPLADTPWALGTLALGRALTAEGDEAERFYQESVDVLGTVPTALEQARARLLFGEWLRRRKRRSDARTQLRAAYESFDAFGAVPYAERARVELLATGETARRRTEETRFDLTPRERQVGSMAASGLTNAEIATRLFITTSTVEFHMNKVFRKLGITSRRQIPRAIGEPDPAADG